Proteins encoded in a region of the Corallococcus caeni genome:
- a CDS encoding alpha/beta fold hydrolase, protein MNTPTPVDFPLPGLRMHALEAGPSDGPLVLLLHGFPELSESWRDVMPPLADAGFHVVAPDLRGYGGTDRPRGGYDTDTLAQDVARLAEHLQPDRPAHVVGHDWGGAIAYHLAATKPQAVDRLVVINAPHLAVFARRIWLPQQLRRSWYIFFFLLPWLPEHLLSAHGGQRVSRWIRHALSDPSRVSEERLDPYARNMARPGAARAALAYYREAMKEAVTSRRRQRQLRDYPRIRAPLLLIWGEDDGALGRELTQGLEPYFESPPTVRFLPGVGHFVPLEAPDRVASLVLGHLGRAQRGASPGGGGAPTK, encoded by the coding sequence ATGAACACCCCCACGCCCGTCGACTTCCCGCTGCCCGGCCTGCGCATGCACGCGCTGGAGGCGGGCCCCTCGGACGGCCCGCTCGTCCTGCTGCTGCACGGCTTCCCCGAGCTGTCGGAGAGCTGGCGTGACGTGATGCCGCCCCTGGCCGACGCGGGCTTCCACGTCGTCGCTCCGGACCTGCGCGGCTATGGCGGCACGGACCGGCCGCGGGGCGGCTACGACACGGATACGCTCGCACAGGACGTGGCCCGGCTCGCGGAGCACCTCCAGCCGGACAGGCCCGCGCACGTCGTGGGCCATGACTGGGGCGGCGCCATCGCCTACCACCTGGCCGCCACGAAGCCCCAGGCGGTGGACCGGCTGGTGGTCATCAACGCGCCCCACCTGGCCGTCTTCGCGCGGCGCATCTGGCTGCCCCAGCAGCTGCGGCGCTCCTGGTACATCTTCTTCTTCCTCCTGCCCTGGCTGCCGGAGCACCTGCTGTCGGCCCACGGCGGCCAGCGCGTATCCCGGTGGATCCGCCACGCGCTGTCGGACCCCTCGCGCGTCAGCGAGGAGCGGCTGGACCCCTACGCACGCAACATGGCCCGGCCGGGCGCGGCGCGCGCCGCGCTCGCGTACTACCGCGAGGCCATGAAGGAGGCCGTCACGTCGCGGCGGAGGCAGCGTCAGCTGCGCGACTACCCGCGCATCCGCGCGCCCCTCCTCCTCATCTGGGGCGAGGACGACGGGGCGCTCGGCCGCGAGCTCACCCAGGGGCTGGAGCCATACTTCGAGTCGCCCCCCACCGTCCGGTTCCTCCCGGGCGTGGGCCACTTCGTGCCCCTGGAGGCCCCGGACCGGGTGGCCTCGCTGGTGCTGGGACACCTGGGCCGCGCGCAACGGGGCGCATCACCGGGAGGCGGCGGGGCTCCTACCAAATGA
- a CDS encoding rhomboid family intramembrane serine protease has protein sequence MIPISDDNPTLRTPVMTYLLLAALGLTWVFFQGAGFNVVRLATSICELGLVPGELTGRAPLGQAVPLGDGLACVVDNDAINRLTPLTSMFLHGSWGHLLGNVLFFWVFGNNIEDSMGRLRFLVFYLLCGLVAAATHVAVDPTSPVPTVGASGAIAGVLGAYLVLYPRVRVNMLFILFIFIRVFPIPAWAVLVWWFVLQVVTGLPQLMTLRPEVSGGVAVWAHIGGFVAGMVLIKLFQNPRYTAQRTTWRHRMHPNHP, from the coding sequence ATGATTCCCATCAGCGACGACAACCCGACCCTGCGCACCCCGGTGATGACGTACCTGCTGCTCGCGGCCCTGGGGCTCACCTGGGTGTTCTTCCAGGGCGCGGGCTTCAACGTGGTGCGGCTGGCCACCAGCATCTGCGAGCTGGGCCTGGTGCCCGGGGAGCTCACCGGCCGCGCGCCGCTGGGGCAGGCGGTGCCGCTGGGGGACGGGCTCGCGTGCGTGGTGGACAACGACGCCATCAACCGCCTCACGCCGCTCACGTCCATGTTCCTGCACGGCAGCTGGGGGCACCTTTTGGGCAACGTGCTGTTCTTCTGGGTCTTCGGCAACAACATCGAGGACAGCATGGGGCGCCTGCGCTTCCTCGTGTTCTACCTCTTGTGCGGACTGGTGGCGGCGGCGACGCACGTGGCGGTGGACCCCACGTCGCCGGTGCCCACGGTGGGCGCGTCGGGCGCCATCGCGGGCGTGCTGGGCGCGTACCTGGTGCTCTACCCGCGCGTGCGGGTGAACATGCTGTTCATCCTCTTCATCTTCATCCGCGTCTTCCCCATCCCCGCGTGGGCCGTGCTGGTGTGGTGGTTCGTGCTCCAGGTCGTCACCGGCCTGCCGCAGCTGATGACGCTGCGGCCGGAGGTGTCCGGCGGCGTCGCCGTGTGGGCGCACATCGGCGGGTTCGTGGCGGGCATGGTGCTCATCAAGCTCTTCCAGAACCCGCGCTACACGGCGCAGCGCACGACGTGGCGGCACCGGATGCACCCGAACCATCCCTGA
- a CDS encoding NAD(P)/FAD-dependent oxidoreductase: MGADPKSAGLCVEAPPPRKRVFILGGGFAGMYAALHLERQLGNRDDVEVTLVSRDNFFLFTPMLHEVAASDVNASAIVISLRKLLPRLTFVEGDVSGLDLEAKKVTVAHGGLDGHSHTLPYDYLVLALGSETNFFGKPGPRDYTLTMKTLGDAMLLRNCLIDRLEEADTDCVTAGKRDAIVTFVVVGGGFAGVETAGAINDFIHGALPFYPNIQHANVRVMLVHGGEEVLPELGRDLGAYARKKLIEHGVEVRTGVHVKDVTQEGVELPDGTVVPTKTVVWTAGVTPPSLMATLPCEKERGRLKVNERMEVPGFPGVWALGDCASVPDVTNGGKPCPPTAQHALRQGLVAARNVCAALDGKPGKALRYKMLGQLAAIGRRSGVARILGMKFSGTFAWVLWRTIYLFKLPKLETKVRVAMGWTLDLFFRKDVVQLIGPRELDQLTLPALPLNSRQQVRQVQALQPRTQH, translated from the coding sequence ATGGGGGCGGACCCGAAGTCGGCAGGGCTGTGCGTGGAGGCGCCGCCGCCTCGCAAGCGGGTGTTCATCCTGGGAGGCGGCTTCGCGGGGATGTACGCGGCGCTGCACCTTGAGCGGCAGCTGGGCAATCGGGACGACGTGGAGGTGACGCTCGTCAGCCGCGACAACTTCTTCCTCTTCACGCCCATGCTCCACGAGGTGGCCGCGAGCGACGTCAACGCGTCCGCCATCGTCATTTCGCTGCGCAAGCTGCTGCCGCGCCTGACGTTCGTGGAGGGCGACGTCAGCGGGCTGGACCTGGAGGCGAAGAAGGTCACGGTGGCGCACGGCGGGTTGGACGGCCACAGCCACACGCTGCCGTACGACTACCTGGTCCTGGCCCTGGGCTCGGAGACGAACTTCTTCGGCAAGCCGGGCCCGCGCGACTACACGCTGACCATGAAGACGCTGGGCGACGCGATGCTGCTGCGCAACTGCCTCATCGACCGGCTGGAGGAGGCGGACACGGACTGCGTGACGGCGGGCAAGCGCGACGCCATCGTCACCTTCGTGGTGGTGGGCGGCGGCTTCGCGGGCGTGGAGACGGCGGGCGCCATCAACGACTTCATCCACGGCGCCCTGCCCTTCTACCCGAACATCCAGCACGCCAACGTGCGCGTGATGCTGGTGCACGGCGGCGAGGAGGTGCTGCCGGAGCTGGGCAGGGACCTGGGCGCGTACGCACGCAAGAAGCTCATCGAGCACGGCGTGGAGGTGCGCACCGGCGTCCACGTGAAGGACGTGACGCAGGAGGGGGTGGAGCTACCGGACGGCACGGTGGTGCCCACCAAGACGGTGGTGTGGACCGCGGGTGTGACGCCGCCGTCCCTGATGGCGACGCTGCCGTGCGAGAAGGAGCGCGGGCGGCTCAAGGTGAACGAGCGCATGGAGGTGCCCGGCTTCCCGGGCGTGTGGGCGCTGGGCGACTGCGCGTCGGTGCCGGACGTCACCAACGGAGGCAAGCCCTGCCCGCCCACCGCGCAGCACGCGCTGCGCCAGGGGCTGGTGGCGGCGCGCAACGTGTGCGCGGCGCTGGACGGCAAGCCGGGCAAGGCGCTGCGCTACAAGATGCTGGGACAGCTGGCGGCGATTGGCCGGCGCTCGGGGGTGGCGCGCATCCTGGGGATGAAGTTCTCCGGCACCTTCGCGTGGGTGCTCTGGCGCACCATCTACCTGTTCAAGCTGCCGAAGCTGGAGACGAAGGTGCGCGTGGCCATGGGCTGGACGCTGGACCTGTTCTTCCGCAAGGACGTGGTGCAGCTCATCGGCCCGCGCGAATTGGATCAGCTCACGCTGCCGGCCCTGCCGCTCAACAGCCGTCAGCAGGTGCGGCAGGTGCAGGCGCTCCAGCCGCGCACGCAGCACTGA
- a CDS encoding HAD family hydrolase, with translation MERRVSTVTPRGICFDLDGTLVDSLPDIIDSFLHGFTHHGLPVPSVAEVRALIGQPLEAMYTRFAPEHAATLCVAYREHYPLNFHRRSRPFPGVERVLRTLRERGYLLAVATTKRGDMARRFVDAMGLGGLLHHVQGTDGFPHKPAPDVIHHALKALGTGGLWMVGDTTLDLRAGQAAGLKTYAVTWGTHAQDELATAAPDELQPDLERLLHHLPPLG, from the coding sequence ATGGAACGGCGGGTGAGCACCGTTACCCCTCGCGGCATCTGTTTCGACCTGGACGGCACGCTGGTGGATTCGCTGCCGGACATCATCGACAGCTTCCTCCACGGCTTCACGCACCACGGCCTGCCGGTGCCCTCCGTCGCGGAGGTGCGGGCGCTCATCGGCCAGCCGCTGGAGGCCATGTACACGCGCTTCGCGCCCGAGCACGCCGCCACGCTCTGCGTGGCCTACCGCGAGCACTACCCTCTGAACTTCCACCGGCGCTCCCGGCCCTTCCCCGGCGTGGAGCGCGTGCTGCGCACCCTGCGCGAGCGGGGCTACCTGCTCGCCGTCGCCACCACCAAGCGCGGCGACATGGCGCGGCGCTTCGTGGACGCGATGGGATTGGGCGGCCTGCTGCACCACGTGCAGGGCACGGACGGCTTCCCGCACAAGCCCGCGCCGGACGTCATCCACCACGCCCTGAAGGCGCTGGGCACCGGCGGCCTGTGGATGGTGGGCGACACCACGCTGGACCTGCGCGCGGGCCAGGCCGCGGGCCTCAAGACCTACGCCGTGACGTGGGGCACGCACGCGCAGGACGAGCTGGCCACCGCCGCGCCGGACGAGCTCCAGCCGGACCTGGAGCGGCTGCTGCACCACCTGCCGCCGCTCGGCTGA
- a CDS encoding AraC family transcriptional regulator — protein sequence MRRAKQEDGFWVAPEVPGLELHRAAYTRWTFPKHSHDVFSLCAYDAGAQSMHLQGQRVVASVGSLLAVSTGEMHQGHAADSTVGWAYRILYVPPALLIRAAEETGAPAGTLPGFASPMLQDAALMERFTVTFDALKDGAVSLLEREERLLGLLVALLRRHSGLPYRRRSTACARGVTRARELLEAHPTRNLSLEALARVAGLSPWHLVRAFHRQFGQTPQVFQRALRLRLAQELLAGPLPMAEVALAAGFTDQSHLIKHFGRTLGVTPGEYRAAALAGRGPRKHVQSRAPVRP from the coding sequence ATGCGACGCGCGAAACAAGAGGACGGCTTCTGGGTGGCCCCGGAGGTGCCAGGACTGGAGCTGCACCGGGCGGCCTACACCCGGTGGACCTTTCCGAAGCACTCGCATGACGTCTTCTCGCTGTGCGCCTACGACGCGGGCGCGCAGTCGATGCACCTGCAGGGGCAGCGGGTGGTGGCCTCCGTGGGCAGCCTCCTCGCCGTGTCGACAGGGGAGATGCACCAGGGCCACGCCGCCGACTCCACCGTCGGGTGGGCCTACCGCATCCTCTACGTCCCGCCCGCGCTGCTCATCCGCGCGGCGGAGGAGACGGGAGCGCCCGCGGGCACCCTGCCCGGCTTCGCGTCGCCCATGCTCCAGGACGCGGCGCTGATGGAGCGCTTCACCGTCACCTTCGACGCGCTGAAGGACGGCGCGGTGTCCCTGCTGGAGCGCGAGGAGCGGCTGCTGGGGCTGCTGGTGGCGCTGCTGCGTCGGCACTCGGGGCTGCCGTACCGGCGGCGGTCCACCGCGTGCGCGCGGGGCGTGACGCGGGCGCGGGAGCTGCTGGAGGCCCACCCCACGCGCAACCTCTCGCTGGAGGCGCTCGCGCGGGTCGCGGGGCTCAGCCCGTGGCACCTGGTGCGCGCGTTCCACCGTCAGTTCGGCCAGACGCCGCAGGTGTTCCAGCGGGCCCTGCGGCTGCGGCTGGCGCAGGAGCTGCTGGCGGGGCCGCTGCCCATGGCGGAGGTGGCGCTCGCGGCGGGCTTCACGGACCAGAGCCACCTCATCAAACACTTCGGCCGCACGCTGGGGGTGACGCCCGGCGAGTACCGGGCCGCGGCGCTCGCGGGGCGTGGACCGCGCAAGCACGTACAATCCCGCGCGCCCGTGCGTCCGTAG
- a CDS encoding amidohydrolase encodes MRGRLGWMLGALVLWVGASGCSRRVPEATPAEQAVEDAPTVYVARRIRTLDAAKPEAQALAVRDGKVLAVGTREEVLAVAGATARVVELGDATVVPGLTDSHGHLAGLGQALASVRLEGTTSLEEVRQRLEKAPSTAHQGDWLVGQGWDQNDWATPRFPTLFDMGEHLKDTPVALWRIDGHALWLNGAALKRANITRDTKDPEGGTIVRLPEGDPSGVLIDNAMDLALKVLPPPTREQHEAHLRAALEHCARVGLTGVHDAGMDLRTFRLLQAWDKAGTLPLRVYAMADGQTDDRVQYLKDGPFQGKLLTMRAVKLLLDGALGSRGAALGAAYSDEPGHRGLLLLSPEEYAARVHAFVGRGFQVATHAIGDRANTLVLDTVLRELAATGTKDARPRVEHAQIMTAEDISRLGANGFVASVQPTHATSDMPWAQKRVGPDRIQGAYAWQKLKAAGAVLALGSDFPVERPDVLAGLYAARTRQDASGQPPGGWQPDQRLSGEEALEGFTAGAAWASFAEGQRGRLKPGMDADFVALSVDPVDAPPADLLTGQVRLTVVAGREVFRADAK; translated from the coding sequence ATGCGAGGACGTCTCGGTTGGATGCTGGGGGCGCTGGTCCTGTGGGTGGGCGCTTCGGGCTGCTCCCGGCGTGTGCCGGAAGCAACGCCCGCGGAGCAGGCGGTCGAGGACGCGCCCACGGTGTACGTGGCCAGGCGCATCCGCACGCTGGATGCCGCGAAGCCGGAGGCCCAGGCGCTCGCCGTGCGCGACGGCAAGGTGCTGGCCGTGGGCACGCGCGAGGAGGTGCTCGCCGTCGCGGGCGCCACCGCGCGCGTGGTGGAGCTGGGCGACGCGACGGTGGTGCCGGGCCTCACGGATTCGCACGGGCACCTGGCCGGGCTGGGTCAGGCGCTCGCGAGCGTGCGGCTGGAGGGTACCACGTCCCTGGAGGAGGTGCGCCAGCGGCTGGAGAAGGCCCCGTCCACCGCGCACCAGGGCGACTGGCTGGTGGGTCAGGGCTGGGACCAGAACGACTGGGCCACCCCGCGCTTCCCCACCCTCTTCGACATGGGCGAGCACCTGAAGGACACGCCCGTGGCGCTGTGGCGCATCGACGGGCACGCGCTGTGGCTCAACGGCGCGGCGCTCAAGCGCGCGAACATCACCCGCGACACGAAGGACCCGGAGGGCGGCACCATCGTGCGCCTGCCGGAGGGCGACCCCAGCGGCGTGCTCATCGACAACGCCATGGACCTGGCGCTGAAGGTGCTGCCCCCGCCCACGCGTGAGCAGCACGAGGCGCACCTGCGCGCGGCGCTGGAGCACTGCGCGCGCGTGGGGCTCACCGGCGTGCACGACGCCGGCATGGACCTGCGGACCTTCCGCCTGCTCCAGGCCTGGGACAAGGCGGGCACCCTGCCCCTGCGCGTCTACGCCATGGCGGATGGCCAGACGGACGACCGCGTGCAGTACCTCAAGGACGGCCCCTTCCAGGGGAAGCTCCTGACGATGCGCGCGGTGAAGCTCCTCCTGGACGGCGCGCTGGGCAGCCGGGGCGCGGCGCTGGGCGCGGCCTACAGCGACGAGCCCGGCCACCGCGGCCTGCTGCTCCTGTCCCCGGAGGAGTACGCCGCGCGCGTGCACGCCTTCGTGGGCCGCGGCTTCCAGGTGGCGACGCATGCGATTGGCGACCGCGCCAACACGCTGGTGCTGGACACGGTGCTGCGTGAGCTGGCGGCCACGGGGACGAAGGACGCGCGCCCCCGCGTGGAGCACGCGCAGATCATGACCGCCGAGGACATCTCCCGGCTGGGCGCGAACGGCTTCGTCGCGAGCGTGCAGCCCACGCACGCCACCAGCGACATGCCCTGGGCGCAGAAGCGCGTGGGCCCGGACCGCATCCAGGGCGCCTATGCGTGGCAGAAGCTGAAGGCCGCGGGCGCGGTGCTGGCGCTGGGCAGCGACTTCCCGGTGGAGCGGCCGGACGTGCTCGCGGGGCTGTACGCGGCGCGCACGCGGCAGGACGCCAGTGGCCAGCCGCCGGGCGGGTGGCAGCCGGATCAGCGCCTGAGCGGTGAGGAGGCGCTGGAGGGCTTCACCGCGGGCGCGGCCTGGGCGTCCTTCGCGGAAGGGCAGCGCGGCCGGCTGAAGCCGGGCATGGACGCGGACTTCGTGGCGCTGTCGGTGGACCCCGTGGACGCGCCCCCGGCGGACCTGCTCACCGGGCAGGTCCGGCTGACGGTGGTCGCGGGCCGCGAGGTGTTCCGCGCGGACGCGAAGTAG
- the sitA6 gene encoding SitA6 family polymorphic toxin lipoprotein: protein MRGLCWLWVGLLWSCASTPSSTAFSPEVFWAEAETGSECADGDEDQCLAPLCVDGACALFRCEDLEPGRVVRTRGALAPPVFVAPGSGPQRTWGSAQGLPGDATPVMVFRWYPREKLPSEVKRQKALEEWAKRPKERHHIFPQAFKKHFVNKGIDIHQYVIAIDAELHKRIHRGADGGPWNQEWWSYIVSKGAFAAQEAHFEQASLMIQKYGLFGLTMTYWQQVDLAPIPVED, encoded by the coding sequence ATGCGCGGACTGTGTTGGCTGTGGGTAGGGCTGCTCTGGAGCTGTGCGTCGACACCCTCCTCGACGGCGTTCTCGCCGGAGGTCTTCTGGGCGGAGGCGGAGACTGGGAGTGAGTGCGCGGACGGAGACGAGGACCAGTGCCTCGCGCCGCTGTGCGTGGATGGGGCCTGCGCGTTGTTCCGGTGCGAGGACTTGGAGCCGGGCCGCGTGGTGCGCACGCGGGGAGCGCTCGCGCCGCCGGTGTTCGTGGCTCCGGGCAGTGGGCCGCAGCGGACGTGGGGCAGTGCTCAGGGCCTGCCGGGCGATGCGACTCCCGTCATGGTGTTCCGCTGGTATCCGCGCGAGAAGCTGCCCAGCGAGGTGAAGCGGCAGAAGGCGCTGGAGGAGTGGGCGAAGCGGCCCAAGGAGCGGCACCACATCTTCCCGCAGGCGTTCAAGAAACACTTCGTCAACAAGGGCATCGACATCCACCAATACGTCATTGCCATTGATGCGGAACTGCACAAGCGCATCCACCGTGGAGCGGATGGCGGCCCATGGAACCAGGAATGGTGGAGCTACATTGTTTCGAAAGGAGCCTTCGCCGCGCAGGAGGCACACTTCGAGCAGGCCTCCCTGATGATTCAGAAATACGGTCTCTTTGGCCTGACCATGACCTACTGGCAGCAGGTGGACCTCGCGCCCATTCCGGTGGAGGACTGA
- the sitI6 gene encoding SitI6 family double-CXXCG motif immunity protein: protein MRYFELADPRDPDSRQWSGTYRATRKWCLPGVDCPRCTPWGGMLAYASVDLSNLTESDVLTSGWPQPREEYARRAALVRPFVPPELPLEPGCSFGPLVGTAMGKFGPITARPSWEVLVREDTLTALQDAGLKGIIPVRADLRNRRTKELPQYELEARPLVKLHPACIQDRVATCEYCGRHGFSLPPERWLLGESIPKDLDLFGVEETTRIVVSERFVDTVNRLGPSDVVYREITVE, encoded by the coding sequence GTGCGCTACTTCGAATTGGCCGATCCCAGGGATCCCGACTCCAGGCAGTGGAGCGGCACGTACCGGGCCACGCGCAAGTGGTGCCTACCGGGAGTCGACTGTCCCCGCTGCACGCCCTGGGGCGGCATGTTGGCCTATGCGTCGGTGGACCTGTCCAACCTGACGGAGAGCGACGTGCTGACGAGCGGATGGCCCCAACCGCGGGAGGAGTACGCGCGGCGTGCGGCCTTGGTGCGCCCGTTCGTGCCACCAGAACTTCCTCTTGAGCCGGGCTGTAGCTTCGGTCCCCTGGTAGGAACAGCGATGGGCAAGTTCGGTCCCATCACCGCGAGGCCTTCGTGGGAAGTGCTGGTGCGGGAGGACACGCTCACAGCACTTCAGGACGCAGGACTCAAAGGCATCATCCCGGTCCGGGCTGACCTGCGGAACCGCCGTACGAAGGAGCTTCCGCAATACGAACTGGAAGCGCGCCCCCTGGTGAAGCTGCATCCCGCCTGCATCCAGGATCGGGTGGCCACCTGCGAGTACTGCGGACGCCACGGCTTCTCGCTCCCACCGGAGCGCTGGCTGCTGGGTGAATCCATCCCCAAGGACCTGGACCTCTTCGGCGTGGAAGAAACCACCCGCATCGTCGTCTCCGAGCGCTTCGTCGACACCGTGAACCGGCTGGGCCCCAGTGACGTGGTCTACCGGGAGATCACCGTGGAGTAG
- a CDS encoding DUF6068 family protein, translated as MQRLSFRQGFIAVAWVALVLLMGCGASRPRGFISVTEFPPGSSTEEAPKSWQDARVGDRVEYVFDAAVSGSGRGGSSSAGQLFVEVVAVQAPWVWLSIRIARNDGQPHPHPFLSHDFVLPMRMGEAPPNLPDPIKDGSTSITRVWAFAAGQHWSARQFARDDSLGDGPMQQWLYATTPGPLYLTNGLLRIYFGAVSPSDFAIHSLTLVSFQRGSGATQGTPPAMDHPWGPGTWYEIRERTHQGVSDKRVCLDAEQGYLRRKIWTRPPTGKRCEHFQGAAVLSLEDALLNLVNKTVGVPTWPPLNDGRPLPRQGRLQLGQDALPVYLDETPNGQEYVSLKVAVRAFATDVWSPVLRGLPMEVRFNQVSEETVWQPWAGVHHFISSSRLSGWGTWMEPSELSSSTR; from the coding sequence ATGCAACGACTGTCTTTTCGCCAGGGATTCATCGCGGTGGCATGGGTGGCCCTGGTCCTGCTCATGGGCTGCGGGGCTTCCCGGCCCAGGGGCTTCATCAGCGTGACGGAGTTCCCTCCCGGAAGTTCCACGGAGGAAGCCCCCAAGTCCTGGCAGGACGCTCGCGTGGGAGACCGCGTGGAGTATGTCTTCGACGCGGCCGTCTCCGGCTCGGGCCGGGGAGGCAGCTCCTCGGCGGGCCAGCTCTTCGTGGAGGTCGTCGCCGTCCAGGCTCCCTGGGTCTGGCTCTCCATCCGCATCGCGCGGAATGACGGCCAGCCCCATCCGCATCCGTTCCTGAGCCACGACTTCGTGCTGCCCATGCGCATGGGGGAGGCCCCACCCAATCTCCCCGATCCCATCAAGGACGGCAGCACCAGCATCACCCGCGTCTGGGCCTTTGCCGCCGGTCAACATTGGAGCGCACGGCAGTTCGCCCGTGACGATTCCTTGGGGGATGGCCCCATGCAGCAATGGCTCTATGCCACGACTCCCGGCCCGCTCTATCTCACCAACGGCCTGCTCAGGATCTACTTCGGCGCGGTCAGCCCCAGCGATTTCGCCATTCACTCGCTCACGCTCGTGTCCTTCCAGCGGGGCTCCGGTGCCACCCAGGGAACGCCTCCCGCCATGGACCACCCTTGGGGCCCCGGCACCTGGTACGAGATACGGGAGCGGACCCACCAGGGCGTCTCCGATAAGCGCGTCTGCCTGGACGCGGAACAGGGCTACCTGCGGCGCAAGATCTGGACCCGGCCGCCAACCGGTAAGCGGTGCGAGCACTTCCAGGGAGCGGCGGTCCTATCGCTGGAGGACGCCCTGCTCAACCTCGTCAACAAGACCGTCGGCGTGCCCACCTGGCCGCCTCTCAATGACGGAAGGCCTCTCCCGCGGCAGGGACGGCTTCAGCTGGGGCAGGACGCCTTGCCGGTCTATCTCGACGAAACCCCGAATGGGCAGGAGTACGTCAGCCTCAAGGTGGCCGTCCGGGCCTTCGCCACCGACGTGTGGAGCCCCGTGCTCCGAGGGCTCCCCATGGAAGTCCGCTTCAACCAGGTGTCCGAGGAGACGGTCTGGCAACCCTGGGCAGGCGTGCACCATTTCATCTCAAGCTCCAGACTCTCGGGCTGGGGCACGTGGATGGAGCCCTCCGAGCTGTCTTCCAGCACACGTTGA
- a CDS encoding DUF6068 family protein → MRRPLFRAPLLLCSALLLSTGCESMKPRAVSPSDGTTATEPPDASVPTQASVPDAGAPTPEETTATPSPWQRARVGDRVEYAFSAHRGRPGSDTGVGVAGHVALEVVAVQAPWAWLTVTFTDDQGRPLLHPRLSQPRVLPMRLELTQPWKEEHRGQRSTEQTTAAGRAWDARRFLDDRRPSDGPLQNRLYATEPGPLYLTHGLLDASTTLSGFGASGSQQLTLVSFRQGTDGAGTVPMLDHAWGPGTWYDVRQDLSGTASVRRVCLGAEGGFLLRKEATSPTGDAPCADFQDAETTPLEEAVLDAVSEAVSQPQQWPPVTAGTAPSRRETFTVAQHPIPAVVFEAPAGEGAERRVQVTHYAAEPWGTALQGLADEARFTPLSDAVFRAPPKGKRVAEDSTALAGWGRWVKDGGQ, encoded by the coding sequence ATGCGACGCCCCCTCTTCCGCGCTCCCCTCCTGCTGTGCTCCGCGCTCCTCCTGAGCACCGGCTGCGAGAGCATGAAGCCCCGTGCCGTCTCCCCCTCCGACGGCACCACCGCCACCGAACCGCCCGACGCCTCCGTCCCCACCCAGGCCTCCGTGCCGGACGCGGGCGCGCCCACTCCCGAAGAGACCACCGCCACGCCGTCACCGTGGCAGCGCGCCCGCGTGGGCGACCGCGTGGAGTACGCCTTCTCCGCCCACCGGGGCCGCCCGGGCTCGGACACCGGCGTGGGCGTGGCCGGCCATGTCGCGCTGGAGGTCGTCGCCGTGCAGGCGCCGTGGGCGTGGCTCACCGTCACCTTCACGGATGATCAGGGCAGGCCCCTGCTCCACCCGCGCCTCTCCCAGCCCCGCGTGCTGCCCATGCGCCTGGAGTTGACGCAGCCGTGGAAGGAGGAACACCGCGGCCAACGCTCCACCGAACAGACCACCGCCGCCGGCCGTGCGTGGGACGCGCGCCGCTTCCTGGACGACCGCCGCCCCAGCGACGGCCCCCTCCAGAACCGCCTCTACGCCACCGAGCCCGGACCGCTGTACCTCACCCACGGCCTGCTCGACGCCAGCACCACGCTCTCCGGCTTCGGCGCCAGCGGCAGCCAGCAGCTCACGCTCGTGTCCTTCCGCCAGGGCACCGACGGCGCGGGCACCGTGCCCATGCTCGACCACGCGTGGGGCCCGGGCACCTGGTACGACGTGCGCCAGGACCTCTCCGGCACGGCCTCCGTGCGCCGCGTCTGCCTGGGCGCGGAGGGCGGCTTCCTCCTGCGCAAGGAGGCCACCAGCCCCACCGGCGACGCGCCGTGCGCGGACTTCCAGGACGCCGAAACCACGCCCCTGGAAGAGGCCGTGCTCGACGCGGTCAGCGAGGCCGTCAGCCAGCCGCAGCAGTGGCCGCCCGTCACCGCCGGCACCGCGCCGTCGCGCCGCGAGACCTTCACCGTCGCCCAGCACCCCATCCCCGCCGTCGTCTTCGAAGCGCCCGCGGGCGAGGGCGCCGAGCGCCGCGTGCAGGTCACCCACTACGCCGCGGAGCCGTGGGGCACCGCGCTCCAGGGGCTCGCGGACGAGGCCCGCTTCACCCCGCTCTCCGACGCCGTCTTCCGCGCCCCGCCGAAGGGCAAGCGCGTGGCCGAGGACAGCACCGCGCTCGCGGGCTGGGGCAGGTGGGTCAAGGACGGCGGGCAGTAG